The nucleotide sequence GTCGGTCGTCCACCGCTCCAGGCCGTGCCGCGTCGCGATGTCGCGCAGCTTCTCCTCGCTGCGGCCCACCAGGACCGGGTCGAGCGTGACGCGGGAGCCGTCAGACAGCTCGACCCCGCCCTGCTCGTTGATCGCGAGGATCGACCGGACCAGATGCTGCCGGTACCCCATCCGGCCGGTGACGCCGTTCATCACGACACCGAGCGACTTGACTGCCATGCCACCTCCTGTGGAAAGCGCTTGCCCACACACCGTACGGTGTCGCGGCGCGGGCGCGCAAGCTCTGGTGTTACGGGGATGTCACCAGGTGGCGGGCGGTGCGGGGTGAATTAGTCGGCCCACCTGGCCAAATCCGCCGCTGGTGGGGAAGGCGCTTACCTGGTGATGGTATGGTCCCGCGTCGCCCGGGACGCCGAAACGATCAGGTGACGTAACGCCCCGATTCGCCGGCGCTTCGTCACCTGATCATCTTCGGCAGAACGATCAGGTGACACAACGGCGGTCGGATCGCGACGGCGCCACGCTTGCCGGTCAGCCCGGGGCGGCGGGGCGGGTGCTCTGGCGCAGGACCACCTCGCCCTTGATGCGCCGGATGCGCGGCTTGGTCCGCTCGGCCGCGCTGAGCACCAGCTCGAACGCCGACGCGCCGACCTTCTCCAGCGGCAGCCGGACCGTCGTCAGGGCCGGGTTGATGTCGCGCAGCGTGCTGATGTCGTCGAAGCCGGCCAGGCCGAGGTCGCGGGGGATCTCGAGGTCCTGCTCGCGGCCGGCCACCATCGCGCCGACCGCCATGACGTCGTTGACGGCGAAGACGCAGTCCAGCTCGCCGATGCGGCCGAGCAGCGCGCGCATGGCCTGGTAGCCGCCGTCGCGGGTGAAGGCGCCGTGGACGACGAAGGCGGGGTCGAGGTCGACGCCGGAGCGGCCGAGGCCCTCGCGGAACCCGTGCACGCGGTCGCGCGCGGTGAGCATGGCGTCGGGGCCGGCCAGCACGCCGAACCGCCGGTAGCCGAGCGCGACGAGTTCGGTGGCGAGGTCGCGGGCGCCGAGCCGGTTCTCGATGACGACGGTGTCGACCGGCAGCTGCTTCTGCGAGATCGCGACGACGTTGCCGCCGTCGTTCTCGAAGATGTCGATCTCGCGGCGCAACGCCTCGGCGACGTGGCTGTCGTCCATGCGGCTGCCGGCGAGGATGACGGCGCGACTGCGCTGGCCGCGCAGCGCGACGAGGTAGTCGACCTCGCGCTCGGGACGGCGCAGCGTGCTGCCGAGCGTGACGAGGACGTGGTGGCCCTCGGCGGCCTCCATGACGCCGGCGGCGATGGAGGAGAAGTACGGGTCGGCGATGTCGTGCACCACCAGGCCGACGACGTTGGTGCGGCCGCGCGCCATGGCCTGCGCCTGCGCGTTGGCGGCGTAGT is from Jiangella alkaliphila and encodes:
- a CDS encoding LacI family DNA-binding transcriptional regulator yields the protein MAEQPRGSVTLMDVAARAGVSLATASRALNGSTRRVGDDLRERVLAAARSLNYAANAQAQAMARGRTNVVGLVVHDIADPYFSSIAAGVMEAAEGHHVLVTLGSTLRRPEREVDYLVALRGQRSRAVILAGSRMDDSHVAEALRREIDIFENDGGNVVAISQKQLPVDTVVIENRLGARDLATELVALGYRRFGVLAGPDAMLTARDRVHGFREGLGRSGVDLDPAFVVHGAFTRDGGYQAMRALLGRIGELDCVFAVNDVMAVGAMVAGREQDLEIPRDLGLAGFDDISTLRDINPALTTVRLPLEKVGASAFELVLSAAERTKPRIRRIKGEVVLRQSTRPAAPG